The Fimbriimonas ginsengisoli Gsoil 348 genome window below encodes:
- the infB gene encoding translation initiation factor IF-2, with the protein MTVNIAELAKEFDLVPGTVYGVLNELGIEHDGVSFEVDDETLELVREGAKERAGSKEIELRPNATPRDVSLGLDVPQQEVQKRLLTKLKTMATLTTALKLDVLEKLVAEFGYTVKIGEPATPKPKTDSRTNGKAGGLQARPPVVTIMGHVDHGKTSLLDYIRKANVAAKEAGGITQHIGAYQVELPEGKITFLDTPGHAAFTAMRARGANVTDIAILVVAADDGVMPTTKEAIQHAKNANVPMIVAVNKIDRPDANPDRVLQQLPEFGVIPEAYGGQTITVNVSAITGEGVPSLLEMILLQAEVMDLKADPKGEVTGTVVEAKMEKGRGPVATVLVQTGTLKVGDAIVVGSTFGRIKAMADYLGQKITEAGPSVPVELLGLSDVPGAGDRVQWVKDERAAREIAETRATEIRAKTIFQASRGMTRSGLLTKLNAEGLKQLNLIIKADVQGSVEAVKGMLEKLKNEEVETKIVLSGVGTITESDILLANASDAIVVGFNVKPEGGARKEAEKQNVEIRTYQIIYELIEDIESALKGMLEPKFEEQYLGTAEIRVRFQFSRKGIIAGSYVTDGKLTRNAKCRVRRGKDLVYDGQIGTLKHLKDDVREVTMGMECGLTFNDWTDFQEGDIVEAYEMVQINA; encoded by the coding sequence ATGACGGTAAACATCGCGGAACTAGCCAAGGAATTCGATCTGGTCCCCGGCACCGTTTACGGGGTCCTGAACGAGCTTGGCATCGAGCACGACGGCGTGTCGTTCGAAGTGGACGACGAGACGCTCGAGCTCGTCCGCGAAGGGGCCAAGGAGCGCGCCGGATCGAAAGAGATCGAGCTCCGGCCTAATGCGACGCCGCGAGACGTGTCTCTCGGGCTCGACGTTCCGCAGCAGGAAGTACAGAAGCGGCTTTTGACCAAGCTCAAAACGATGGCGACCCTTACCACCGCACTCAAGCTCGACGTGCTGGAGAAGCTCGTCGCGGAGTTCGGCTATACGGTCAAGATCGGCGAGCCCGCGACGCCGAAACCAAAAACGGACAGTCGGACGAACGGCAAAGCCGGTGGACTCCAGGCCCGCCCGCCGGTCGTCACGATCATGGGGCACGTCGATCACGGCAAGACGTCGCTGCTCGACTATATCCGTAAGGCGAACGTCGCCGCGAAAGAAGCGGGCGGCATCACCCAGCACATCGGCGCGTACCAGGTGGAGCTTCCGGAAGGAAAGATCACATTCCTAGACACTCCGGGCCACGCCGCCTTTACGGCGATGCGGGCTCGCGGAGCGAACGTCACGGATATCGCGATCTTGGTGGTGGCGGCCGACGACGGCGTGATGCCGACGACCAAGGAAGCGATCCAGCACGCCAAGAACGCCAATGTTCCGATGATCGTGGCGGTTAACAAGATCGACCGGCCGGATGCGAATCCGGATCGCGTATTGCAGCAGCTACCCGAGTTCGGCGTCATCCCCGAGGCTTACGGCGGACAAACGATTACCGTCAATGTCTCGGCCATCACCGGCGAAGGGGTTCCGAGCCTGCTCGAAATGATCCTACTTCAAGCGGAAGTGATGGATCTCAAGGCCGATCCTAAGGGCGAGGTCACGGGAACGGTCGTCGAGGCGAAGATGGAGAAGGGACGAGGTCCCGTCGCCACGGTTCTGGTGCAGACAGGCACGCTTAAGGTCGGCGATGCGATCGTCGTCGGCAGCACGTTTGGCCGCATCAAGGCGATGGCGGACTATCTGGGGCAGAAGATAACCGAGGCCGGGCCTTCGGTACCGGTTGAACTTCTTGGACTGAGCGATGTGCCGGGAGCGGGAGACCGCGTGCAGTGGGTGAAGGACGAGCGCGCCGCTCGCGAAATTGCAGAAACGCGGGCGACCGAGATCCGGGCCAAGACGATCTTCCAGGCCAGCCGGGGCATGACGCGAAGCGGTCTGCTTACCAAACTGAACGCGGAGGGTCTGAAGCAGCTCAACCTAATCATCAAGGCCGACGTGCAAGGGTCGGTCGAAGCGGTGAAGGGGATGCTGGAGAAGCTCAAGAACGAGGAGGTCGAGACCAAGATCGTCCTCAGCGGCGTCGGCACCATCACCGAGAGCGACATCCTCCTTGCCAACGCTTCCGATGCCATCGTGGTGGGCTTCAACGTGAAGCCCGAAGGCGGCGCCCGGAAGGAAGCGGAGAAGCAGAACGTCGAGATCCGAACCTATCAGATCATTTACGAGCTGATCGAGGATATCGAGTCCGCCCTGAAGGGGATGTTGGAGCCGAAGTTCGAGGAGCAATACCTTGGAACGGCAGAAATCCGGGTTCGATTCCAGTTCTCCCGAAAAGGAATTATCGCCGGTTCCTATGTCACCGACGGCAAGCTCACTCGAAACGCCAAGTGTCGCGTCCGCCGGGGCAAGGACCTGGTTTACGACGGGCAGATCGGCACCCTGAAGCATCTTAAGGACGACGTTCGCGAAGTCACAATGGGAATGGAGTGCGGTCTCACCTTCAACGATTGGACCGACTTCCAAGAGGGAGATATCGTCGAAGCGTACGAGATGGTTCAGATCAACGCCTAA
- the folB gene encoding dihydroneopterin aldolase, whose amino-acid sequence MASEITIFVTGLEFYAYHGVPAEERAIGHRYRLDLELRISTTATETDRVEDTVNYAEVAERLLRIGTGHGVQTLERLGTLMLDDLFSAFPSLLFARLRLAKRLPPAPIIAEELGIELTRSA is encoded by the coding sequence ATGGCGAGTGAGATCACGATCTTCGTAACCGGCCTGGAGTTTTACGCCTACCACGGAGTACCCGCGGAGGAGCGCGCGATCGGCCATCGCTATCGCCTCGACCTCGAGTTGCGGATCTCGACCACCGCAACCGAAACCGACCGAGTCGAGGACACCGTCAACTACGCCGAGGTGGCCGAAAGACTCCTTCGAATCGGCACTGGCCATGGGGTCCAAACCCTGGAACGCCTGGGGACGCTTATGTTGGATGACCTCTTCAGCGCGTTTCCCTCCCTCCTCTTCGCCAGGCTCCGTCTCGCCAAACGGCTCCCTCCCGCACCCATCATCGCCGAGGAGCTCGGCATCGAACTAACTCGCTCGGCCTAA
- a CDS encoding DUF1328 domain-containing protein yields MLRWAVIFLVVALVAALFGFGGIASGAASIAMILFWVFLAITVILFLMSLFGRRPVV; encoded by the coding sequence ATGTTGAGATGGGCTGTGATTTTCCTCGTCGTCGCGCTAGTCGCCGCGCTATTCGGATTCGGTGGAATCGCTAGCGGAGCCGCTAGCATCGCCATGATCCTGTTCTGGGTCTTCCTGGCGATTACCGTTATCCTGTTCCTGATGAGCCTCTTCGGCCGACGCCCAGTCGTCTAA
- a CDS encoding DUF423 domain-containing protein, translating to MNRTFVSLGAWLAGIAVALGAFGTHALKDRLSEKAMETWHTAVQYHALHALALVVVGLVCAYAETKMVRAAGWLFAAGIVIFGGTLYAYALTGIVGFAIVTPLGGLCFILGWAALARGVASTPKG from the coding sequence ATGAACCGCACGTTCGTGTCCCTAGGCGCTTGGTTGGCGGGAATCGCCGTCGCGTTGGGGGCCTTTGGCACTCACGCTCTCAAGGATCGGCTTTCGGAGAAGGCGATGGAGACGTGGCACACCGCGGTTCAGTACCACGCGCTTCACGCGCTGGCGCTGGTCGTGGTGGGGCTCGTCTGCGCGTATGCGGAGACGAAGATGGTGCGGGCGGCGGGGTGGCTGTTCGCAGCAGGGATCGTCATTTTTGGAGGGACGCTTTACGCGTACGCCCTAACAGGGATCGTCGGGTTCGCGATCGTGACGCCGCTCGGAGGGCTTTGTTTCATTCTGGGCTGGGCGGCGTTGGCGAGGGGCGTGGCATCGACGCCTAAAGGGTGA
- the nusA gene encoding transcription termination factor NusA produces the protein MDILQQLNQIAQERDLPLEELQRELEESLAVAYKRFVGASGEVSVKLDPRKGWTASVEKEVVGIVSEPSYQMSLLDARKRNPDAEIGDFIPTEVDPNRFGRIAAQTAKQVLSQKLREAETRRIHDVFHEKIGEVVTGVVSRRDGQSVYVQVNRVEAELPRREQVPTEPYRPNDRIRVYVYKVDDSQRRLRVIVSRTHPNLLRKLFELEVPEISQGVVVIRSVAREPGQRSKVAVTSTDERVDAIGACIGPRGSRVQAIVDELYDEKIDVVPFSEDPRTFITDALSPAKVNSLKLNEAEKSAYVVVPDSQLSLAIGKGGQNVRLAARLTEWKIDIRSESQAAGEGKK, from the coding sequence ATGGATATTTTGCAGCAGCTTAACCAGATCGCGCAGGAGCGGGACCTCCCGCTCGAGGAACTCCAAAGAGAGCTCGAGGAGTCTCTCGCCGTTGCCTACAAGCGCTTCGTCGGCGCCTCCGGAGAAGTGAGCGTCAAGCTCGATCCGCGCAAGGGTTGGACCGCCAGCGTGGAGAAGGAAGTGGTCGGCATCGTTAGCGAGCCGAGCTACCAGATGTCTTTGCTCGACGCGCGAAAGCGGAATCCCGACGCCGAGATCGGCGACTTCATTCCGACCGAGGTGGACCCGAATCGGTTCGGCCGTATCGCCGCGCAGACCGCCAAGCAGGTCTTGAGCCAGAAGCTTCGCGAAGCGGAAACCCGGCGGATCCACGACGTCTTCCACGAGAAGATCGGCGAAGTGGTCACGGGGGTCGTCAGCCGGCGCGACGGGCAAAGCGTCTACGTTCAGGTGAACCGCGTCGAAGCCGAGCTGCCGAGGCGCGAGCAGGTTCCGACGGAGCCTTACCGGCCGAATGACCGGATTCGCGTGTACGTATATAAAGTGGACGATTCGCAACGACGTCTTCGAGTCATCGTGAGCCGGACCCACCCGAACCTTCTTAGGAAGCTGTTCGAGCTGGAGGTTCCCGAGATTTCGCAAGGGGTCGTCGTGATCCGCAGCGTGGCACGGGAGCCGGGGCAGCGAAGCAAGGTGGCGGTGACCTCGACGGACGAGCGAGTGGACGCGATCGGCGCATGCATCGGGCCACGAGGTTCGCGGGTGCAGGCGATCGTGGACGAGCTTTACGACGAGAAGATCGACGTGGTGCCGTTCAGCGAAGATCCGCGGACGTTTATCACGGACGCGCTTTCGCCGGCCAAGGTGAACTCGCTGAAGCTGAACGAGGCCGAGAAGAGCGCCTACGTGGTGGTTCCGGATAGCCAGCTTTCATTGGCGATCGGCAAGGGCGGACAGAACGTCCGGCTCGCCGCTCGGCTCACCGAGTGGAAGATCGACATCCGAAGCGAAAGCCAAGCCGCGGGCGAAGGGAAGAAGTGA
- a CDS encoding proteasome accessory factor PafA2 family protein gives MPRQTGDRIFGVETEFGCLVSDDTLGTPESAVELVKDYLFHELKLGAIDLHARDDVFEPAQSGGFLMNGARLYIDAVGSHLEYATAECRHLKDLVANDRAGQRQIVRAIKELGLDDALFVYNNSVDHFGGHTFGCHENYLVRGDDEFLNTSVQMLYPFLVTRQIFSGVGRVGGHILTAGGLRPSYQEVMENPVDYIWVSHVYSVVPDDRVPFQLSQRADHIIKTIASRVRFNRALINPKWEHFYSHDGMTRLHLLFGESNQNEFAYALKVGTTVLVLRLLEEHRVPERLTLAQPLIALREVSRDQDFKWIVSLAEGGSVRSVDLQREYLRLAEVYRGESTQTDWILDNWRQVLDDLEKDPMAMEDRIDWVAKRKIVEEYMSEEGVGWNDDALHSVDLEYHNIDPERSLFYGLQEMGRTKRILDDLDITMAMTDPPQNTRAKGRAALVEQVLSRKNPRFYLFDWNGVALDRHTYVEMPNPFETYENVGK, from the coding sequence ATGCCTCGGCAGACCGGTGATCGGATTTTCGGCGTTGAAACGGAATTTGGGTGTCTCGTTTCGGACGACACGCTTGGCACGCCCGAGTCGGCGGTCGAGCTCGTCAAGGATTACCTTTTCCACGAGCTAAAGCTGGGGGCGATCGACCTTCACGCGCGCGACGACGTCTTCGAACCGGCCCAATCGGGCGGTTTCCTGATGAACGGCGCTCGTCTCTACATCGACGCCGTCGGGTCGCATCTCGAATATGCGACGGCGGAGTGCCGGCACCTAAAGGACTTGGTCGCCAACGACCGGGCAGGCCAACGGCAGATCGTGCGGGCGATCAAAGAGCTTGGCTTGGACGACGCGCTGTTCGTCTACAACAACTCGGTCGATCACTTTGGCGGCCATACGTTCGGCTGCCACGAAAACTATCTGGTGCGGGGGGACGACGAGTTTCTGAACACTTCGGTGCAGATGCTCTATCCGTTCCTGGTGACTCGTCAGATCTTTTCGGGCGTGGGCCGCGTCGGTGGGCACATCCTTACAGCGGGCGGCCTTCGACCGAGCTACCAAGAGGTGATGGAGAACCCGGTCGACTACATCTGGGTTTCGCACGTTTACTCGGTGGTGCCGGACGACCGGGTGCCTTTCCAGCTCAGCCAACGGGCCGACCATATCATCAAGACCATCGCCTCCCGGGTTCGCTTCAACCGTGCGCTGATCAACCCGAAGTGGGAGCATTTCTACTCGCACGACGGGATGACCCGGCTTCACCTGCTGTTCGGCGAGAGCAACCAGAACGAGTTCGCTTACGCGCTGAAGGTCGGGACCACGGTCTTGGTCTTGCGTCTGCTGGAGGAGCACCGGGTGCCGGAGAGGCTAACGCTCGCCCAGCCGCTGATCGCCTTGCGCGAGGTGAGCCGCGATCAAGATTTCAAGTGGATCGTTTCTCTTGCCGAAGGGGGGAGCGTCCGATCGGTCGACCTGCAGCGGGAGTACCTACGCCTGGCGGAGGTCTATCGGGGAGAGAGCACGCAGACCGACTGGATCCTGGACAACTGGCGGCAGGTGTTGGACGACCTCGAGAAAGACCCGATGGCGATGGAAGACCGGATCGACTGGGTGGCCAAGCGGAAAATCGTGGAGGAATACATGTCCGAAGAGGGGGTGGGCTGGAACGACGACGCCCTCCACTCGGTCGACCTCGAATACCACAACATCGACCCGGAGCGGTCGCTCTTCTACGGCCTGCAGGAAATGGGCCGGACCAAGCGAATTCTCGACGACCTGGATATCACGATGGCGATGACCGACCCACCCCAGAACACCCGCGCCAAGGGGCGGGCCGCCCTGGTGGAGCAAGTCCTATCCCGGAAGAATCCGCGCTTCTATTTGTTCGATTGGAACGGCGTCGCCCTCGACCGCCACACCTACGTAGAGATGCCGAATCCGTTCGAGACTTACGAGAACGTGGGGAAGTGA
- a CDS encoding YlxR family protein, whose product MKEKTLKPDSPQATSHRPHRTCIACRRKGEQGSFFRVSRSVGGCVTLWQGNGRSAYMCRTAACVEAALSKGRLDRAIRGRVDQAERIALREILLCKLR is encoded by the coding sequence ATGAAGGAGAAAACACTGAAACCAGACAGTCCACAAGCCACAAGCCACAGGCCGCACCGAACATGCATCGCCTGTCGGCGTAAGGGAGAGCAGGGCTCCTTTTTTCGCGTTTCCCGATCCGTCGGGGGATGCGTCACCCTGTGGCAAGGAAATGGGCGCAGCGCCTATATGTGCCGCACCGCGGCATGCGTCGAGGCCGCGCTCTCGAAGGGTCGCTTAGATAGGGCCATCCGGGGGCGGGTTGATCAAGCCGAGCGCATCGCTCTGCGGGAAATCTTACTATGCAAACTGAGGTAA
- a CDS encoding copper amine oxidase N-terminal domain-containing protein yields MKKLRFTLLLLVCLAGSAMASQDLTVFVNGKAVEFKTARPQVLTGRTLVPLRGIFESIGAYVEYDEANHTIKATKNNEDVELRLGARIARKNGAEIMLDIKPQVYAGTTMVPLRFIAEALGAKVEFDKANNRINITTSE; encoded by the coding sequence GTGAAAAAGTTGCGGTTTACGCTCCTGTTGCTCGTTTGCCTGGCCGGAAGCGCCATGGCTAGTCAAGACCTGACCGTCTTCGTGAACGGAAAGGCAGTGGAGTTCAAGACCGCGCGCCCCCAGGTGCTTACCGGTCGCACGCTTGTACCTCTGCGAGGGATCTTCGAATCGATCGGGGCTTACGTCGAATACGACGAGGCGAACCATACCATCAAGGCGACGAAGAATAACGAGGATGTGGAGCTGCGACTCGGAGCCCGCATCGCTCGAAAGAACGGCGCGGAGATCATGCTGGATATAAAGCCGCAGGTCTACGCCGGAACGACAATGGTTCCACTCCGCTTCATCGCCGAGGCGTTAGGGGCGAAAGTCGAGTTCGACAAAGCGAACAACCGAATTAACATCACCACCTCCGAATAG
- a CDS encoding PAS domain S-box protein — translation MPSKPRPPHLSEREREVLFLAAEGLTDKEIAVRLEIRTKTVRTYWDRMRAKLGAASRTQALAIALRTAYEELAEREERLRTFVEAMPVAFFAFDDNLTVLASNEEGRKLTGFATEEIAGTRLVYRHVIPEEVRRTHTVREWFHRGGEFRGWEVPIVRQDGSRRIVSWSSTAREHPVPGWRTWAIGVDVTPYRELESLLRYLVDSVDQGVWLLYPDFRTHLVNNRMAEILGTDAASLQGANAFDFIEEANQAKSRALLEEGGAEGHCCRFLRSDGTVTSVVSSVRPVHDSAGGLTGYLVLVREATLV, via the coding sequence ATGCCCTCTAAGCCCAGACCTCCTCATCTTTCAGAGCGTGAGCGCGAGGTTCTGTTTCTCGCGGCCGAAGGGCTGACGGACAAAGAAATCGCGGTCCGCCTAGAGATACGGACGAAGACCGTTCGAACTTATTGGGACCGGATGCGCGCCAAACTTGGTGCGGCCAGCCGGACTCAAGCGCTCGCCATCGCCCTGCGAACCGCTTACGAGGAGTTGGCCGAACGCGAAGAGCGACTCCGCACCTTTGTGGAGGCGATGCCGGTTGCTTTCTTCGCATTTGACGATAACTTAACTGTCCTTGCCTCGAACGAAGAAGGACGAAAACTTACCGGCTTTGCGACGGAAGAGATTGCGGGGACTCGCCTGGTCTATCGGCACGTGATTCCGGAGGAAGTGCGACGAACCCACACGGTACGCGAGTGGTTCCACCGAGGTGGCGAATTCCGAGGATGGGAGGTCCCCATCGTCCGTCAAGACGGCAGCCGCCGAATCGTCTCGTGGTCCTCCACTGCGCGCGAACACCCGGTTCCCGGCTGGCGAACCTGGGCCATAGGAGTCGACGTAACGCCGTACCGAGAATTGGAGAGCCTGCTTCGCTACCTAGTCGACTCGGTCGACCAAGGGGTTTGGCTCCTTTATCCGGATTTCCGAACTCACTTGGTAAACAATCGCATGGCCGAGATTCTTGGCACCGACGCGGCAAGCCTGCAGGGAGCGAACGCGTTCGACTTCATCGAAGAGGCAAATCAGGCCAAGTCGAGAGCGCTTCTGGAAGAAGGCGGCGCGGAGGGTCACTGCTGCCGCTTCCTTCGCTCCGACGGCACCGTCACCTCGGTGGTGAGCTCCGTGCGCCCGGTCCACGATTCGGCCGGCGGCCTCACCGGCTACCTCGTGCTTGTCCGAGAAGCAACCCTGGTTTAG
- a CDS encoding SDR family oxidoreductase has product MNLSNRVALITGGASGIGKGAALAFAEHGARLALVDVVQEDLDKVAEEVRRKGTQVETFVADVSDADQVRRACDGAVEKFGRLDIVYANAGVNGVWAPIEELSPEEFDKTIAINLRGTFLTIKYAVPHLRRQGGAVVVTSSVNGTRTFSNTGATAYSTSKAGQVAMAKMLAVELGNYGIRVNVICPGAISTNIGENTEQRDVDQIKVPAEYPEGTSSLTGSKPGTIDQVGQLALFLVSDMAAHITGEVVYIDAGSSLVVG; this is encoded by the coding sequence CTGAACCTATCCAACCGCGTTGCCCTCATCACCGGTGGCGCATCCGGAATCGGAAAAGGGGCCGCCCTCGCCTTCGCGGAACATGGAGCGCGCCTGGCACTTGTCGATGTCGTCCAAGAAGATCTCGACAAAGTAGCGGAAGAAGTTCGCCGCAAGGGAACCCAAGTGGAAACCTTTGTGGCCGACGTTTCGGATGCCGACCAGGTCCGCCGAGCCTGCGACGGGGCCGTTGAGAAGTTCGGGCGGCTCGACATCGTCTACGCCAACGCGGGCGTCAATGGGGTCTGGGCTCCCATCGAGGAGCTCTCTCCCGAAGAGTTCGACAAGACCATCGCGATCAACCTGCGAGGAACCTTTCTCACGATCAAATACGCCGTACCGCACCTGCGTCGCCAAGGCGGCGCCGTCGTGGTGACCTCCTCGGTAAACGGCACCCGCACCTTCTCGAACACCGGCGCGACTGCCTACTCGACGAGTAAAGCCGGACAGGTCGCGATGGCGAAGATGCTCGCGGTGGAGCTCGGCAACTACGGAATTCGAGTCAACGTCATCTGCCCCGGCGCGATCTCGACGAACATCGGCGAAAACACCGAGCAGCGCGACGTCGATCAGATCAAGGTTCCCGCCGAATATCCCGAGGGCACTAGTTCCCTCACCGGAAGCAAACCCGGAACCATCGACCAAGTTGGGCAGCTCGCCCTATTCCTCGTCTCCGACATGGCCGCCCACATCACCGGCGAAGTCGTCTATATCGACGCCGGTTCGTCGTTGGTCGTAGGCTAG
- a CDS encoding DUF1579 family protein, whose amino-acid sequence MAPLASLFAGILLSISQGQTPAPGAIPQDPMKGLAFLLGSWESKETTKGPEGKEVAFTLKGKNTLILEGRYLQIDEAFEVAEMGKFANHILFNFDPSVRKYRGYWFMNHRAQPIVFTGVLGDKQFVITDADEKLRITYDLLEPGHYKAEVAIKRDDKWEVNTTAEYRRTGE is encoded by the coding sequence ATGGCCCCGCTCGCTTCCCTTTTCGCCGGAATTCTTCTGTCCATTTCGCAGGGTCAGACCCCCGCTCCGGGAGCGATTCCCCAAGATCCGATGAAGGGTCTGGCGTTCCTGCTCGGAAGTTGGGAGTCCAAGGAGACCACCAAGGGACCTGAGGGTAAAGAAGTCGCCTTTACGCTGAAGGGAAAGAACACGCTTATCCTGGAGGGCCGATATCTGCAGATCGACGAGGCGTTCGAAGTGGCGGAGATGGGCAAATTTGCTAACCATATCCTGTTCAACTTCGACCCATCGGTTCGCAAATACCGCGGCTACTGGTTCATGAACCACCGCGCTCAGCCGATCGTCTTCACCGGCGTCCTCGGCGACAAGCAGTTCGTGATCACCGATGCCGACGAAAAGCTCCGAATCACCTACGACCTCCTCGAGCCGGGCCACTACAAAGCCGAAGTCGCGATCAAGCGAGACGACAAGTGGGAAGTGAACACTACGGCCGAGTATCGGAGGACGGGGGAGTAG
- a CDS encoding SDR family oxidoreductase has protein sequence MSESASQPPQHQDRQPGIESEMTPRPQFERPEYKGSGKLEGKVALITGGDSGIGRSVAVHFAKEGANVAVVYLNEHDDAKETQRLVEEQGAKAALIAGDVGDEAFCQSAVSKTVESLGGLDILVNNAAEQHPQESIEKVTAEQLERTFRTNIFAMFHLVKAAMPHLKEGSAIVNTASVTAYAGSPNLLDYSATKGAIVAFTRSLSQALAKKNIRVNAVAPGPIWTPLIPSTFPPEKVEKFGQDVPLKRPGQPDEVAPAYVFLASADSSYISGQTIHPNGGEIVNG, from the coding sequence ATGTCCGAATCTGCATCTCAACCGCCTCAACATCAAGATCGCCAGCCCGGAATTGAAAGCGAGATGACTCCGCGCCCGCAGTTCGAGCGCCCCGAATACAAGGGAAGCGGCAAGCTCGAAGGAAAGGTCGCCCTCATCACCGGCGGCGACAGCGGTATCGGCCGCTCCGTCGCCGTTCACTTCGCCAAAGAAGGGGCGAATGTGGCCGTCGTTTACCTAAACGAGCACGACGACGCAAAGGAGACGCAACGCCTCGTGGAGGAGCAAGGCGCCAAGGCAGCGCTCATTGCCGGCGACGTTGGGGACGAGGCGTTTTGCCAAAGCGCGGTTTCGAAGACCGTGGAGAGCCTCGGCGGCCTGGATATCCTCGTCAACAACGCCGCCGAGCAGCACCCTCAGGAATCGATCGAAAAAGTGACGGCCGAACAGCTCGAACGCACCTTCCGGACGAATATCTTCGCGATGTTTCACCTCGTGAAAGCGGCGATGCCGCACCTCAAAGAAGGTTCTGCCATCGTGAATACCGCCTCCGTTACCGCCTACGCCGGCTCGCCCAATCTGCTCGACTACTCGGCGACCAAGGGCGCTATCGTGGCCTTCACTCGCTCCCTTTCGCAAGCGCTTGCGAAGAAAAATATCCGCGTCAATGCCGTGGCTCCGGGACCGATTTGGACTCCGCTGATCCCTTCCACCTTTCCACCCGAAAAGGTGGAGAAGTTCGGCCAAGACGTCCCCCTGAAGCGGCCGGGCCAGCCAGACGAAGTCGCCCCCGCTTACGTGTTCTTAGCGAGCGCCGACTCCTCTTATATTTCTGGACAAACGATCCATCCGAACGGCGGCGAGATCGTCAACGGCTAA
- a CDS encoding cupin domain-containing protein, with protein sequence MRVIRAAELAKAGSFFRVLETTDRAQVAVMTLGPEDVSGEMGTDHPQSDQVLFVLEGGGSVRIDDEVEELHAGDVVIVPAGKPHQVRGPNRTLNFYAPVAYPNESSD encoded by the coding sequence ATGCGCGTCATCCGAGCCGCCGAGCTTGCAAAGGCTGGGAGCTTTTTCAGGGTCTTGGAGACGACGGACCGCGCTCAGGTCGCCGTGATGACGCTGGGTCCCGAAGACGTCTCCGGTGAAATGGGAACCGATCACCCGCAGTCGGACCAGGTCCTATTTGTTCTAGAAGGCGGAGGCTCGGTGCGAATCGACGACGAAGTGGAGGAACTTCATGCTGGAGACGTGGTCATCGTCCCCGCTGGGAAACCTCACCAGGTACGCGGACCCAATCGTACGCTCAACTTCTACGCGCCGGTGGCTTATCCGAATGAGAGCTCCGACTAA